The DNA window ttcagatttacttattttatgtatgtgagtacactgtagctgtcttcagacacaccagaagaggacatcagatctcattacagatggttgtggacactatgtggttactgggatttgaactcaggacctctggaagagcagtcagtgctctaaaccgctgaaccatctctccagccttccacATGGTTCTTATTGCCTCCCTCCAGCTCCAGCCCATCTTCATTCTACTTCCCTCTGCCTTTCCCAAGTCTCTGCCCACCCCTTCTCTCTGCCCCAGCTCCAACTCTTTATTATGGAAAAAGCCACATTTCTTACTCAACTGGTAGGCTGAGGAAAGTCACCTCCCCGGTGGCAGCTTGTACTGGTAGGAAAGTGACATTCTCATAGCTTGCTAACTGGGCATTGCTGGCTTTCAATAACCATtgaaaacacaagcacacactttttCACAGCCAGAAAATACAATATTTCTGGGTCCCAGGCGCTGTCCTCTCCAGCtagcacactgcacacactgccaTCTCTTTTCTGAACCAGGGCATGGTGACCAGACTAACTGTGGTTGGCAGCTTCAAGTCTACTGAAGCTGCTGAGACAAGAGACCTTTCAGAGCTGCCTCTAGCCACCGTGCGGGAAGCTGGTAGTCACAGCTAGCTCCCTTAGTAGGTAACCTGCAGGCTCCCACATTGACCCCAGCTCCAGCTCCCTCAGTGGAAAGGGCTTGGTGCTACACACAGCACCATTTGCCTTTCTCCTGCTCTCTGTCCTATGCCTGCATGTGTTCACAGCATCTGCTTTTAGATAAACATTTGGCAGTCAAACTCTTGTCTGTTGTTGGGAGAAGACATCCCAAGACAGAATCCAGAGAAACCACTTTATTTTAATGAGCTTTGATCAGGGTACAAAAGGAGTAAGGGGGATGGATTTTGGTGCTGAACCTTGAGTTTTCCCTTGTGAACTGGTGACCAGGTTATAGAGAGAAGCAACATGGTCAGTGTTAGGAGGCTATGGAGCAAGGCTTTACAAATGATTGCTATAACTTCCTCAGGGAAGGCAATTCTCTGCCGGTGGCCTCAGGCACTGGGACCCTTTCGGGCAACCACGAAGTATAAACCATCGTTGACACAGTAGGCCTCTGAGTAGCTGAGGGAGACACAGTTGCACCTTAGCACCTGGAAACCAGCATCTTGAATAGCCTTTTCTACCGTCTCCTTCTCCAGGTAGACCCCAGAGAACTTCTTGGGGCCCACCATATAGTGCTGGAAGCGCAGAGTAACCAAGGTAACCAGATGCCCTCCTGGCTTCAGCAGGCCAGCCAGTCTGCGCAAGGCTGCCCGGTAGGTATCTACATCAGGACAGGCACACTCCATGGCCAGAAAGGTCAGCACGCAGTCGGCCAGAGGCACTTGAGCTGACCCCAGTGGGGGTGTCTTGGTCACATCACACCTCAGTACACGAGTGACTGTCCTTCGGAGCTTGGCCTCCTTCTCCTGCCATCTGCTTCTGtgagagggtcagagagatgCTGTGATGACTACAACGGATAGCATGACCGTAACAAGCACacataataaatgataaagtttGTAACTATGAAAAACGGCTTTTGTGGTGCTTATGATTTTCTCCTCTCTAATCTAATTGGCAACTTGCCATGCAgctggaaactgaggcacagagctgCTCACAGCCCCCAGTGATGGTGGATTGGGCATTTGATTGTGTCCTCCTCCTTTACACCTCTCCTGCCATCTTAAAAACCATTTAATCTTTTTGGTGTATCTCATTATtatttttgtctgtatgtatatgtgtgtgtgtttgtatgtgtgtgtatgtgtgtgtgtgtaaatgtgtgcacatgtgtgtggaggccagagtacAACCTCCGGTGTCATTCCTCTGGagctgtcttctttttcttctttattgacACAGTGGCTGAGGAGACAGACCCACAGGGTTGCTACAGACTCCAGCATCCCCCAAGCTCCTCCGTGGGATTTCTCTAGTTATTGTTACTGCTAGGGTAGCCCTGCCACCTGCTGCTCTAGCTGGGTTTGACACTCTCCTCAGCTTGGTGTACTGAATAGTTCTTTTAAAGATGCAGGTCCTGAACTagtgaggtgactcagtggataaaggagcttgctgcccaGCAAGCCTCataactgagttcaatccctaggacccacatgttGAAAAGAGAGAGCCAGTTCCCAcggttaacctctgacctccacacatccaCTGTGGAATGcgtgccaccacacacacacacacacacacacatacacacacacactgcactcatgaatgcacacattcacatgtgtacATCAGACATACAAGTATGCCTTgtacacacatacgtgcacacacatatacacatatatacatatgcatttaacatacagatatatactctcatagacaaagacatacacacattcacatacacatatttatgcTGCATCCACACATAatgcaaacacaaatacacatgtcacacacacgtgcacacatgtcaCTCTTATCACACAGCCTTGTGTGTGGTCTTGGTGGCCCTCCTGATGCCTGGCCATGTCTTCTTCATATGTGGATCTGCAGCCCTTGCTGTGTAGCTCATGTCACTTGCATGGCCTTCCTGAGACACATCCCTGTTTCCTCACTTCAACTACAGGAGCTTGATCTCCCAGGAGAGATCACCTCTAGCCTCTCCTCCTGCCTCATATTACCTCTCTCCATCTTCCATGGTGGTAGCTATCTTCCTGTGTAACAGGAGCTCCATGGGGCTCCCTCCTGGCTGTGTGTGCGCTTGACTCATGACACCCAGATGGGACTATCTCCAAGGCTCCTATAATTGTGTCCCTCTAACTATGACCACTGTAGACTGTTCTGGACTGTAACAGTTATGCACTCTGTTTCAATATTACAGGACAGAAATATTAACCTGTTTTTACTCTGCTCTGAGGATGGCTAGAGGACCCTCTCTAagcctgggcctcagtttccccatctgtaggaTAAGGTCAAAATCGCTGATCCTTGCAGCTGCAATTGGAGCATATATCCTCTGTGAACAAAAGTGACCTGCAGAAGGTCACTGCCATTAGTCTCAGTGCTTTGTCACCACGTTGAGGGGACAAGTGTGAAGTACACCCCATAGTCTGTCTTTTCATAACAAGTGTGTTCCCCAATGTCAGAGGAGACACTGAACCAGTTTCCAGAGTAAAGTGGGTGTGGTGTGAGCTGGGTAGTCGGCaggacttcctggaggaggtggcataGAAGCTTGAGTCACAGCTGGGTtgagcagagaaagggagagtaGGGCCAGATGGTTTTGGGAGACATTAGGGCTAGAGTTAGGACTAACCCAGAGGGAATGTTATAGGTTCACGAGGATAAGGTGGGCCAGGAGGAAAGGGAGGTGCGTGGTGGGTTCCTGTGCTGTCCTGAGTACCAGAGGGGCCTTGTCTGAGAAGGACTAGATGGGTGGACAACATGGGACCACTTGCAAATACCTGTCTCCCTCCAGCTCACACACATGTTGTACAATGGAGGACCAGTCATAGGCTCCTGGCTCCTTCTTCAGCCATTTCTGCAGCTCCTGCAGGTTCTGTGGGGTGTAGTCAGTGGCGATGATCTCCCGGAAGACCTCGCATGCTGAAAGCAGCTGGTAGATGGTGGGGCCAGAGCCAATGTCAATCAAGACATCTCCCCCTACACCTCCTGTGGAGATAGACAGCATGGCAGGTCTGGGCACCCTGACTTCACATCCTGCAGAGTGACTCCAAACCACATTAGGATGCGCCTGCTCAGAAGGGCAGCAGCTGCTTGCCTCTGGGCTGTGTGTTGACAGGACTGGGGAGCAATGCTCGGGGTGGGGTAGAGCTGATTTTCTTAACTGCCTCCCCATTACTCCCAGGATACCAGTGGAGGCCTGGGAGGTATGTCTGGCCTTCTTGTTAAATTTaggatttctctctctctaatcATGGGTTTATCTGGAAGAACATTGGATTTAGAAAACTGGGGGAATTGATGGAGTGGCAGGGTCTGGGATAAAGGCTGAGAAGGATGCCAGCCAGTTCTTAAGCCCTCTGGTTTGCTAGGAAAGGCAGCCACACATAAGAAAGCGAGGCACCCTAGTGTATGCcctctcagcctgctctcttctcAGTCTCCTTTTATACCTACTATGCTCCTGCCAAGGACCAATGCCTATACTGTGTCCCAGCTTTCTCCAGGAGCACCAGACTTCCCTTCCTCTACATTCTGAGGTTGCTCACCTGTTCCTTGGCACTGAATGTCTGGTTAAGAAGGCTTTCACGGGCTGGGGCGGGTGGTTTTGCAGAGAGCAATCTCCAGGGTCACACAGAACACACTCCCCATTAGTGCTGGGCCACTCTAAGTATTATGCTTTCTTCTTGCTTCTTGGAACTATTAGTTCCCCAACTTTGACTGGCCacctctttccctccccaccatgcccagccttagTTTCCCCTTAGACGTGGGAGGGGGGCAAATTATGGAAACTTGTATACAGGTATGTGGGGAAGAATtttcattagattttttttcagagagaTTCAAGGTCCCAGAAAGGCTACAGAGCTTTCTGGAAGGCCTCtggcagaaagggagggaggaggagcagcCTTAGTGCCCAGTTTCATGTCACTTCTCTCAGCACGGGCCTAGTAGCCCCACAAGTCTGGGTGTACCCCTCAAAGTTTACAAGTGAAGCGGCTAAGGATGATCATGGCTGCAAGCCAACTTCTTTGCTCCAGAGGCATGGCTCCTCTGGACCAGCACACACTGCCGTCTGGGCCCTGTGGGCTTCCAGGCTAGTCACTTCTGTAGCGTCTGTATGTACAGGATGAGCTCTTTCTGTTGGCACAGCTCCAGCCCCTCCCTAGGGGACCTCAGCCACTCACCTGTAGAGAAGGTCTGGTAGAGGTTCTGCAGGCTGAATTTTACAATTTCCTGTTCTGCCACCGTGCCAGAGTCGAAGCTGTAGAAGGTGGTCAGGTAGTCTTTGGGAGTGAACTCTTTTTCATAGTCCTCACCTCCCATGTATACCTTGCCTGCCATTCTAGTCAGCCTCCACAGCTGCCTGTATTCCTTTGTCCCTGCAGAATGCTCACTCCTTCCCACCTTACCTTTTATAATCTCTGTGGTAAACTTCCCTTCTCAGGGAGGAGCTAGGGTCCCTGGAGATGGTGTCATAGTGCTGGTGTCAGATTTCTGGCTAGATTTGATTTTTGTGATGAAGCAAGAGGATGCTAGAGGGCCCCCAGTCCTGTCCTGGGTCATTGGGTCCTGAAGCTCTCATCTCTAGTTCTCTAGGGTCACGGTGTGCCAACGACTGGAATCGGGAGAGGGAGAGTATTACAGAGGGATAGAgatgcacagacagacaaagaggcaGAGACCAAAGAGATGAGGATCTGCTCGGGGATGCTTCACTCCTGGGGTTGAGAGTTGAGGGTGGGGACACAGGGCCAGGCCCCTGGCCAACACATTCAGGGCCCCTGGGCTTCATCTTGGAtacagcaaacaaaacaagaagcagTGCTGAAGTGCTCCTCAGGCTGGGGAAGTAGGAGGATCAGAGATTCTTAAAATCTCTTTGCTATTCTACACTCAGTGAACTTGCCCTTGTAAACAGCTCATCTTTAACTGAGTTAATGATTCTCCAGTGGTTTAAGTCTTGTTTTCTCGTTTGgcttaatgttttcttttatgaactcaGGAGTAAACTTTGACAGCACCTCCCCAAGTCACTAGGCCTGTGCCTTGGCCAAGTCCTGCATTTGGACAAACAATTGAAAACATGTATTGGCACTACATAGAATGCCACACCTCCtcagacacatgtgtgcacatgtgcgtgttgTCCTCTACTCGTCCCCAGAATCATCAGCTTAC is part of the Rattus norvegicus strain BN/NHsdMcwi chromosome 4, GRCr8, whole genome shotgun sequence genome and encodes:
- the Inmt gene encoding indolethylamine N-methyltransferase; this translates as MAGKVYMGGEDYEKEFTPKDYLTTFYSFDSGTVAEQEIVKFSLQNLYQTFSTGGVGGDVLIDIGSGPTIYQLLSACEVFREIIATDYTPQNLQELQKWLKKEPGAYDWSSIVQHVCELEGDRSRWQEKEAKLRRTVTRVLRCDVTKTPPLGSAQVPLADCVLTFLAMECACPDVDTYRAALRRLAGLLKPGGHLVTLVTLRFQHYMVGPKKFSGVYLEKETVEKAIQDAGFQVLRCNCVSLSYSEAYCVNDGLYFVVARKGPSA